Part of the Variovorax sp. PAMC 28711 genome is shown below.
CTCCGGTCCGGTGCCCTTCGGTTCCGAGAAATTCCTCGACCGCACCGGGCGCGCCGTCATCGTCAAGAAGCAGGTGCTGGTCACCGGCGAAAACCTGACCGACGCGCAACCCGGCTTCGACAGCCAGAGCAACCAGCCCAAGGTCGACCTGACGATGGACGCCAAGGGCGGTCGCATCATGCGAGACGTGAGCCGTGACAACTACAAGAAGCGCATGGCCATGCTGATCTTCGAGAAGGGCAAGGGCGAAGTGCTCACGGCGCCGTCGATCAACGGCGAGCTCGGCAACCGCTTCCAGATCTCCGGGTCGATGAACGTGGTCGAAGCCAACGACCTCGCCTTGCTGCTGCGCGCCGGATCGCTGGCCGCGCCGATGGAAATCATCCAGGAACGGACCATCGGCCCGAGCTTGGGTGCCGACAACATCAAGAAGGGTTTCGACAGCGTCATGTACGGCTTTGTCGCCATCATGGTGTTCATGTGCCTCTACTACGCGCTGTTCGGCGCGTTCTCGTCGATCGCGCTGGCGGTGAACCTGATGCTGCTCGTGGCCATCCTGTCGATGCTGCAGGCCACCCTCACCCTGCCGGGCATCGCCGCCATGGCGCTGGCGATCGGCGTCGCGATCGACTCGAACGTGCTGATCAACGAGCGCGTGCGCGAGGAGCTGCGCAACGGCGCTTCGCCGCAGGCCGCGATCCACGCTGGCTACGACCGCGCGTGGGGCACGATTCTGGACGCGAACGTGACGACGTTGATTGCCGGCGTCGCCTTGCTGGCCTTTGGGTCCGGACCGATCCGCGGTTTCGCGGTGGTGCACTGCATCGGCATCGTGACTTCGATGTTCTCGGCGGTGTTCTTTTCGCGCGGCCTCGTTAACCTTTGGTACGGGCGCAAGAAGAAACTCAAGAGCGTGTCGATCGGCACCGTGTGGCGTCCCAAGACGGATGCCGCTGGAACCGCCCTGGCCGAAGCCAAGTAAGAGAGCAGGCCATGGAATTCTTCCGCATCCACAAGACGATCCCGTTCATGCGCCACGCCGTGGTGCTGAACATCATTTCGTTCGCCACTTTCGCGCTGGCCGTGTTCTTCCTGCTGCACCGCGGGCTGCACCTGTCGGTCGAATTCACCGGCGGCACGGTGATGGAGGTCGCCTACCAGCAGGCCGCCGACACCGGAAAGGTTCGCGAAATCGTCGGCAAGCTCGGCTACCCCGATGTGCAGGTGCAGGCGTTCGGCACGGCGCGCGATGTGCAGATCCGGCTGCCCGCTCAAAAGGGCATGAACGCGACCCAGCAAAGCGAGCAGGTGCTCGGCGCGCTGAAGGCGGTCGATCCGACCGTGACGCTGCGGGGTACCGAGTTCGTCGGGCCGCAGGTCGGCGAGGAGCTCACCACCAACGGCATCAAGGCGCTCGGCATGGTGGTGCTCGGCATCATGATTTACCTGGCGTTCCGCTTCGAGTGGAAGTTTGCGCTGTCGACCGTGCTGGCCAACCTGCACGACGTGGTCATCATCCTGGGCTTCTTCGCCTTCTTCCAGTGGGAGTTCTCGCTGGCGGTGCTGGCGGCGGTGCTCGCTGTGCTGGGCTATTCGGTGAATGAATCGGTCGTGATCTTCGACCGGATTCGCGAGAACTTCCGGCGCTACCGCAAGCTGAACACCGAGGAGATCATCGACAACGCGATCACCTCGACCATCAGCCGGACCATCATCACCCACGGCTCCACGCAGCTCGTGGTGCTGTCGATGTTCTTTTTCGGGGGGCCGACACTGCACTACTTCGCGCTGGCGCTCACCATCGGCATCTGCTTCGGTATCTACTCGTCGTGCTTCGTGGCGGCGGCGATCGCCATGTGGCTGGGCATCAAGCGGGAAGACCTGATCAAGGGCCCGGTCAAGCGCGAGGGCGATCCGGAGGATCCGAACGCGGGCGCGACCGTCTGAACGACTTGTGCGCGCAAGCATCTCGATGCAAGCTCGCATTTGTCGTTACGATTGGCTGCCCCACTGACCCTTCATGAGCACCGCGCGATCCCAGGCCCAATCTCTCCAGCTCGCGCGCGAGACGCGTGAGCGTTTCGTTGCCGCCACCGAAGGCGTTGCCGCCCCTGCGGCGGTAGCGATCCAGGAGCGTCTCACCGCGCTGGCCAGCCTGACCGGCAACGCCCGTGCGATGCAGGAACACCGGGACGATTTCATCGCGTTCCAGGGGCACGCCGCCAACTGGGTGAACCTCACCCAGCTCCACTGGCGCAAATCGCTGGGCACGACCACCACGGGCGGGTCACTCCATTCCAGTTCGCGCCTCGAGCTGATGGGCGACGAGGTGGTGGAAAACAACATCCTCTCGTCGCGGCTGGCGCAGCTGATCCAGGGCAAGGCCAGCTTCGAGCTGAACGATCTGCGCCTTCGCATCCAGCACCTTGAGGGCACCAGCGAACTCGACGGCAAGGACGTGCTCAAGCCGGACACGCTCGCGACGCTGCTGGTCGAACAGTGGCTGGCGGCGGGCTTGTCGCGCCAGCTCTGGACCAAGGTGCAAGACGCCATCCAGCAAAAGCTGCTCGATGTGGTGGTTGCGGCCTACAAGGACGCCAACGCGTTCCTGATCGGCAAGGGCGTGATGCCCGAAATCGACCTGAAGAGCTTCGTCAAGCGCACCGGCTCGAGCGGTGCGTCGGGCGCTGCGCCGCTCGGCGGTGGTGCGGGTGGCGGTGCCGGCGGCTTCGCGAACTCCCGTCCGCCCACCCACATCACGCCCAGCGGTCGCGGCATGGTGGGCGCGCCGCCCGGCAGCTTCGCGCCGGCCGCGATCGGCATCGGCGCAGGCCGCGGCGAGGGCGGCAGTGCAGGGCAGTTCGGCTACGGCGGCGGCCAGGACGCCGGCATGGCTGCAACCGGCGGGTCGCCGTTGCTCATGGCACGGCAGCGCGCGCAGGGCGTGCTGATCAATCTCAAGCGTTTTGTGACTGCGCGGCTCGGCAGCGATTCGGCTGGCGGCGGCGTGCAGCACGTGGCGGGCGGCCACGGCGGCGGCAATCATGCCGGCATGGGCGGCGGGGATGGAGGCTCGCAGGCCTTCGTCGCGGCCATCGCGGATGCCGAGGCGGCCTACCAGCTCGCGGCCTCGCATTACGTGGTCGGCGAAGACGCCACCGCCTTGCAGCAAAGCGCAGCCGACCTGCGCCGGCGCACCAGTGAACTCAAGAAGCGGGCACCGACCACCGCCGACAAGGCCACCGTCGAAATCGTCGCCCTGATGTTCCAGGCCATCCTGGCCGAAGAGCGCATTCCGTTTTCGGCGCGCGTCTGGTTCGCCCGCTTGCAGATGCCGGTGCTGCGCGTGGCGATCGCCGAGCCGGAGTTTTTCGGCACGCTGCAGCATCCCGCGCGCATGCTGATCGACCGCATGGGATCGTGCGTGATGGGCTTCGATGCGGCCGCGATTTCGGGCAGCGCGCTCGAAGGCGAGATCCGTCGCGTGGTGCAGGTCATCGAGCAATACCCGGAAACCGGGCAGCGTGTGTTCAAGCTGGTGTTCGACGAATTCGTCGCCTTCCTCAACAAGTACCTGACGCAGAGCGACGCGACCCAGCGCCTCATGAGCGTGGCGCAGCAGGTCGAGCAGAAGGAGACGATGGCGATTCAGTACACCATCGAGCTGCGCAAGATGCTCAACGACATGCCGGTGCGGGAAGAGATTCGCGAATTCCTGTTCAAGGTGTGGGCCGAGGTGCTGGCCATCGCCGCCCTGCGCTACGGTGCGCAGGACGAGCAGACCGTGACGCTCAAGCGCGCGGCCTCCGACCTCGTGTGGGCCGCGAGCGCCAAGCCGAACCGCAACGACCGCACGCGCGTCATCCAGGACCTTCCGCAGCTGCTCCAGCGGCTGCGTCTGGGCATGACCCTGCTCGGCATCGTCGGCGATCCGCAGGAAGCACACATCAAGGTCATCGGCGCGACGTTGTCCGACGCCTTCATGTCGAAAACCGAAGCCATTCCGCACGCCAAGATCGAGGCCATGGCCAAGCGCCTCGCGCACGTCGAGGATTTCGTCAGCGACGAGGGCTCGGCCGAATTCCCGCTCGACGCCGCCAGTGTCGAGCTCCTGCTCGGCGTCGACGCCGCGTCGATCGAGATCGTGCCCGACGCCGGCACCAAGGTGGCCGAAGACATGCTGGCCTGGGCGCACGAACTGCAGGTGGGGACCTGGTTCATGCTCGACCACAACGGCCGCGTGAACCAGGTGCAGTTCGTGTGGCGCAGCGATCGGAAGCAACTGCACCTGTTCGCATCGAGCGACGGGCGCAGTTTTCTCATCCAGGCCGGGCGCCTGGCGTCCTATCTGCAGGCCGGCCTGCTGGTGCCGGCCGAAGAAGAAACGCTCACCGTGCGCGCCACGCGGGAAGCGCTGGCCAAGCTCGATGCCAATCCCGAGCGGCTGCTGAACTGACCCCGCCGGTCAGTGGGCGATGCGACCTTCGCGGTCGTCGCTGAGTTCGTCAAGCACCAACGCGTCGGGCTCGATGCCGGTGCTCCAGTGCACCATCAGCACGATGATCTTCAATTCGTCGAGCGCGACCGGGTCGCCGGGCGTGGCCATCGCGCGTTCGACCACGATCTCGCGCAGCCCGGCCGACAACACGTTCGCGGTTTCGAGAAAGCTGATGAAGCCGAGGCATTCGGCACCCAGGTGGTCTTGTTCCGCCGTCGAGTAGACACGCATCGAATCCGCGGCCTGCGGCAAGGCAGCTTCGCCCTGCCCGCGCGGCGCCACGGTGAAGCTGTTGGCGTCTTCGGAACTTCGGGTGAGCTGGATGCCCTGCGTCGCCAGCGTGAGGCCGTCGAGCCATTGCAGCGCGTCGCGAATTTCGTCGGGCTCGAAGCCGTGGGCCGTGAGCTTGCGGCCCAGCTGCTCGAGTTGAGGGCACGCGTCGCCGCGCCAGTAGTTTTCGTAGACGAACACAAGCACTTCGAACATGGGACTCAATATAGCCCACCGCCGCGCTTCAGGGGATGGGCGTTGGCGACGATGACTTGCTCAGCCTCGCCCAACGCGCTGGAACAGCCCGCCCGGCAGCCGCGCGATGCGGCCGTCCAGTTCCAGTTCGAGCAGTTGGGCTTGCAGCGTCGCGGCGCCATGGCCGGTGCGGGCGCACAGCGCGTCGAGGCTCACGGGATCGAAACCCAGGTCGCGCAGCAGCCCGGAATCGTCCAGCACCGCCGGGTCCGCATCAGGCGCCTGCGATGCCGTCACGTCATCGAAGCGAAGCTCTTCCAGCACGTCGTTGACCGACTCGACCAGTTTGGCGCCCTGCCGGATCAGTGCATGACAACCGCGCGATTGCGGCGAGTGGATCGAGCCCGGAATCGCGAAGACTTCCTTGCCCTGCTCCACGGCGAGCCGCGCGGTGATCAGCGAGCCCGACTGCAGCGCCGCTTCGACCACGAGGGTGCCGCGCGAAAGCCCCGCGATGATCCGGTTGCGCTTGGGAAAATTCTGGTTGAGTGGCGGCGTGCCGGGCGCGAACTCGCTCACGATGAGTCCGTGCGCCACGATCTGATGGGCGAGCGCGCGATGGCGTGCCGGGTAAACGCGGTCGAGCCCCGTGCCCACCACCGCCACGGTGGCGAGGCGCGACGGGTTGCTGGCCGCGGCATCGAGTGCACCCTGGTGCGCCGCGCCGTCGACGCCGAGGGCCAGACCCGAAACCACCGTGATGTTCGCCTCGCCCAGTGCCTGCGCGAACGCGCGCGCGTTCGATGCACCCTGCGGGGTCGGATTGCGGCTGCCGACGATTGCCACCGCGCGGCCGAGCTGCGTCAGATCGAAAGCGGGCGCGCCGATCACATAGAGCATCACCGGCGGATCGACCATTTCGAGCAACGACGCCGGATAGCCGGCATCGGCGAGCGTCACGATGCGACGCGTGGCACCGTCCGGTTCCGTGGCCTGAAGCCATTGCCAGGTCTGTTCGAGCAGCGCCGGCAGACCCTCCGGTGGATGGCCGAGTGCCATTGCCTGCGCGGATGACACCACCTGCAGCAAGGCGGCATGCGATTGCGCGAACACGCCCGGCGGCAGCCCGAAAGCCGCCAGCAACTTGCGCGCAGCGGTATCGCCGACGCCGGGCGTCAGCGTCAGCCGCAGCCAGCCGGCAAGTTCCTCCCGTTCCACGCGAAAAACCGAAATCAGCTCAGGGGTTGACGAGCAGGTCGCCGGCCTTCGGCGTGTCGCTGATCTCGAGCACGAGCGCGTAAGACACCTTGTCGAACGGCCGGAACACCATCAGCAGACCGATGCGTTCGTTCGGCAGCTTGAGCGTTTCCTTGGCATCGTTGGTCTTGTCGACGATGACGGCGCCGTTTTTCAGGATGGCCAGCACCTGACCGCTCTCGATGCCGTCGCGCAAGCCCTTGTTGATGGCCACGACCTGGTTCTGCGCCGCGAACTGCACCGCATTGCCGTAGACCGACACGATGCGTCCGTCGACCACTTGCTGCGTCGGGGCGCGTGGCACGTAGCTTTGCATCGGGCGCGGCGGTTCGGACAGCAGCCGGTCGCCGGCGCGCATCTCTTCGCGGGCGGCCACGATGTCGATCGTGGCCGGGACGACGTTGGTCACTTCCTTGCCGTCGGTCAGTTGGGTGACGGTGCTCTCGCCGCGCTGCAGCGTCGCGCGGCCGAGATATTGCGCTTCATAGCCGAGAATTTCGCCCGTAGCGGGATCTTTCAGCGGCGTGGCGTTGCGGAAGATCCGGAACTGCTTGATCGGACCTGGAACCTCGACCACCGGGGAGCCGGTCTCGCCGCGTGCATAGGCGCGGTCACCGCGGGCCAGCAGTACGCGATCGTCGTTGCCGGCCACGATGCGTGGCGCCACCTTGAGCGTGTCTTCGTCGACCACGATCGGTTCGGCGAGGAAGGGCTCGATCAGGCTCGGGTTGAGCGTCGGCAGCGCCATGCCCGACAGGGATTCGTAGCGGGTGCGCGGCGACAGCTTGATGGTGCCGTCCGGCATGCCGGTGCCGCGACGCGTCGTGAGACGGGCGCGTCCGCCGGTCTTGTCGAGGTAGAGCACCTGGCCCGGGTAGATGCGGTGCGGATTGGCGATTTCGCCGAGGTTCATGCCCCACAGCTCGGGCCAGCGCCACGGGCTCTTGAGGTAGAGGCGGGAGATCGCCCACAGCGTGTCACCGGGCTTGACCGTGTATTCGTCCGGTGCGGTGGCGACCAATTCGCTGAGCGGGATGCCGTTTTGCGCGGTCTGCTGGGCGATCGCGCGCTGTTGCGGTGTGATGGGAAAGTTCTGCGCCGAAGCCGTCGTACCGATGCCGAGCACCGTGAATGCCGCGAGCGTTGCCAGCAGGGTCGGGCGCGAGCGGGCAGGGATTCGGAGTTTTTTCATGGTTTGATGGTGTGCACGCACGGCACCGGAAGGGCCGAACAAATCCTCACAATTTGCAACGAATTTTGCGCTGAAGCCCTTGATTGGGCAACGTTTATCAAGGTACGGCCCATCGCAGCGTCGCGGAATTGGCGAAAATACCCACAACTTTTTCTCGTTTTCATGGCCAAAAGAACCATCCTGAGCTTTCCAGACAAACGCCTGCACACGGTCGCCAAGCCGGTGCAGGGCGTCGACGCACGCATCAAAGCGCTCGCGGCGGACATGCTCGACACCATGTACGACGCCGCCGGCATCGGCCTGGCGGCGACGCAGATCGACGTGCACGAGCGCCTCGTGGTGATCGACGTCTCCGAAGAGCGCAACCAGCCGCTGGTGCTGATCAACCCCGAGATCGTTTGGGCGAGCGACGACAAGATCCTGAACGAAGAGGGGTGCCTGTCCGTCCCCGGGATCTACGACGGCGTCGAGCGCTCGACCGCCGTGAAGGTCACCGCGCTCGACCTCGACGGCGAGTTGCGCACGCTGGAAGCCGACGGCCTGCTGGCCGTGTGCATCCAGCACGAGCTGGACCACCTGCTGGGCAAGGTGTTCGTCGAGTACCTGTCGCCGCTCAAGCGCAACCGCATCAAGAGCAAGCTCTTGAAGCTGCAACGCGAAGAGCAAAAGGAAGGCCGGCCTTGAAGCCGTTCAACCGGCTGGCAGCAGTGGTGCTGGTGCTCGCGCTCGCAGCCTGCGCCGCCGAGCCGACACGCATTGCGCCGGGCACGAGCCGGGCCGACGCGCTGCAGCAGCTGGGCCAGCCGACGGCGGTCTATCCATTGCCGGGCGGTGGCGAACGGCTTCAGTACTCGCGCGCGCCGGCAGGCACCGAAGTCAACGACGTCGATCTCGACGCCGGCGGTCGGGTCGTTTCGGTGCGCCAGGTGCTCGACGAACGCTGGTTTGCGCAGGACATCCAGAACGGTGTCTGGCGCGAAGCCGACATCCTGCGCACGTACGGCCGTCCCCTCGAAATCACCGAGGTCGCGTCGTTCGACGGCGGGGTGTGGACCTGGCGTTACAAGGTGCTGAACGCGCCGCGCCTGCTCTATATCTATGTCGATCGCCAGGGCCTGGTGTCGCATTGGCACACGGGCGACGAACTGACGCGGGATCGGTTGCCCTTTTGAGCGGCTTGCGAGTCGTCTTTGCGGGCACGCCCGCGTTCGCACGGACAGCGCTGGACGCCATCGCGGCGGCGGGCCACGAGATCGTTCGGGTCATGACGCAGCCCGACCGCCCGGCCGGGCGCGGGCTGAAGCTCCAGGCTTCGTCCGTCAAGCAGCGCGCGCTGGAACGTGGCTGGCCGGTGGCGCAGCCGCGCAGCCTGCGCCTCGACGGCAAATACCCCGACGATGCTGCCGCCGCCCGTGACGTGCTCGTGGCCGCGCAAGCCGACGTGATGGTGGTGGCCGCCTACGGCCTGATCCTGCCGCAGTGGGTGCTGGACGTGCCGCGGCTGGGGTGCCTCAACATCCACGCCAGCCTGCTGCCGCGCTGGCGCGGCGCCGCGCCGATCCACCGCGCGGTCGAGGCGGGCGATGCACAGACCGGCGTCACGCTCATGCAGATGGACGCGGGGCTCGACACCGGCGCCATGCTCCTCACCGAAGCGCTCGACATCGGCGATGACAGCACCGCCGTGCTGCACGATCGCTTGGCCGACCTCGGCGGGCGGCTTGTCGTCCAGGCCCTCGCGCGAGCCGACGCCGGCACCCTGACGCCGACGCCCCAGCCGGCCGAGGGCGTGACCTATGCGCACAAGGTCGAAAAGCACGAGGCGCAGATCGACTGGGCACAGGACGCGGCGGCCATCGTGCGCCGCATCCGCGCCTTCGACCCGTTTCCGGGCGCCAGCACCTTGCGCGACGGCGAGGCAGTGAAGCTCTGGGCGGCGCACGTTCACCCCGGCCCGACCACAGAAATGCCGGGGACGATCCTCGCGGCTACGCGCGCCGGCATCGCGGTGGCGGCCGCCGACGCCATCGTTGTGGTCACTGAACTGCAGCGCGCGGGCGGCAAACGCCTGGGCGCCGCCGATTTCCTGCGCGGCTTCGACCTGAAGCCCGGGCAGATCTTCGGCTGATGTTCTTCCTGCCGTCGATCCGCCGCCGCCCGGAGTTCCGCGAAGGCATGCGCAACATGGCGCCGCTCGCGCTCGGCATCGGCGCCTGGGGGCTGATGACCGGTGTGGCGATGGTCAAGTCTGGCATGAGCGGGGTCGAGGCGGTCGCGATGACACTGCTGGTCTACGCCGGCAGCTCGCAACTCGCGGCCATTCCGTTGCTCGTGGCGGGCGCGCCGGCCTGGGTCGTGTTGGCGACCGGCTTTTGCGTCAACCTGCGCTTCGTGGTGTTCAGCCTGCATTTGCGGCCTTACCTGATGTCGCTGCCACGCTGGCGGCGCCTGGTGCAC
Proteins encoded:
- the dprA gene encoding DNA-processing protein DprA is translated as MEREELAGWLRLTLTPGVGDTAARKLLAAFGLPPGVFAQSHAALLQVVSSAQAMALGHPPEGLPALLEQTWQWLQATEPDGATRRIVTLADAGYPASLLEMVDPPVMLYVIGAPAFDLTQLGRAVAIVGSRNPTPQGASNARAFAQALGEANITVVSGLALGVDGAAHQGALDAAASNPSRLATVAVVGTGLDRVYPARHRALAHQIVAHGLIVSEFAPGTPPLNQNFPKRNRIIAGLSRGTLVVEAALQSGSLITARLAVEQGKEVFAIPGSIHSPQSRGCHALIRQGAKLVESVNDVLEELRFDDVTASQAPDADPAVLDDSGLLRDLGFDPVSLDALCARTGHGAATLQAQLLELELDGRIARLPGGLFQRVGRG
- the def gene encoding peptide deformylase, which encodes MAKRTILSFPDKRLHTVAKPVQGVDARIKALAADMLDTMYDAAGIGLAATQIDVHERLVVIDVSEERNQPLVLINPEIVWASDDKILNEEGCLSVPGIYDGVERSTAVKVTALDLDGELRTLEADGLLAVCIQHELDHLLGKVFVEYLSPLKRNRIKSKLLKLQREEQKEGRP
- the secF gene encoding protein translocase subunit SecF, coding for MEFFRIHKTIPFMRHAVVLNIISFATFALAVFFLLHRGLHLSVEFTGGTVMEVAYQQAADTGKVREIVGKLGYPDVQVQAFGTARDVQIRLPAQKGMNATQQSEQVLGALKAVDPTVTLRGTEFVGPQVGEELTTNGIKALGMVVLGIMIYLAFRFEWKFALSTVLANLHDVVIILGFFAFFQWEFSLAVLAAVLAVLGYSVNESVVIFDRIRENFRRYRKLNTEEIIDNAITSTISRTIITHGSTQLVVLSMFFFGGPTLHYFALALTIGICFGIYSSCFVAAAIAMWLGIKREDLIKGPVKREGDPEDPNAGATV
- the fmt gene encoding methionyl-tRNA formyltransferase — its product is MRVVFAGTPAFARTALDAIAAAGHEIVRVMTQPDRPAGRGLKLQASSVKQRALERGWPVAQPRSLRLDGKYPDDAAAARDVLVAAQADVMVVAAYGLILPQWVLDVPRLGCLNIHASLLPRWRGAAPIHRAVEAGDAQTGVTLMQMDAGLDTGAMLLTEALDIGDDSTAVLHDRLADLGGRLVVQALARADAGTLTPTPQPAEGVTYAHKVEKHEAQIDWAQDAAAIVRRIRAFDPFPGASTLRDGEAVKLWAAHVHPGPTTEMPGTILAATRAGIAVAAADAIVVVTELQRAGGKRLGAADFLRGFDLKPGQIFG
- a CDS encoding DUF1631 family protein gives rise to the protein MSTARSQAQSLQLARETRERFVAATEGVAAPAAVAIQERLTALASLTGNARAMQEHRDDFIAFQGHAANWVNLTQLHWRKSLGTTTTGGSLHSSSRLELMGDEVVENNILSSRLAQLIQGKASFELNDLRLRIQHLEGTSELDGKDVLKPDTLATLLVEQWLAAGLSRQLWTKVQDAIQQKLLDVVVAAYKDANAFLIGKGVMPEIDLKSFVKRTGSSGASGAAPLGGGAGGGAGGFANSRPPTHITPSGRGMVGAPPGSFAPAAIGIGAGRGEGGSAGQFGYGGGQDAGMAATGGSPLLMARQRAQGVLINLKRFVTARLGSDSAGGGVQHVAGGHGGGNHAGMGGGDGGSQAFVAAIADAEAAYQLAASHYVVGEDATALQQSAADLRRRTSELKKRAPTTADKATVEIVALMFQAILAEERIPFSARVWFARLQMPVLRVAIAEPEFFGTLQHPARMLIDRMGSCVMGFDAAAISGSALEGEIRRVVQVIEQYPETGQRVFKLVFDEFVAFLNKYLTQSDATQRLMSVAQQVEQKETMAIQYTIELRKMLNDMPVREEIREFLFKVWAEVLAIAALRYGAQDEQTVTLKRAASDLVWAASAKPNRNDRTRVIQDLPQLLQRLRLGMTLLGIVGDPQEAHIKVIGATLSDAFMSKTEAIPHAKIEAMAKRLAHVEDFVSDEGSAEFPLDAASVELLLGVDAASIEIVPDAGTKVAEDMLAWAHELQVGTWFMLDHNGRVNQVQFVWRSDRKQLHLFASSDGRSFLIQAGRLASYLQAGLLVPAEEETLTVRATREALAKLDANPERLLN
- the secD gene encoding protein translocase subunit SecD, with product MNRYPVWKYAVIVIVLLVGLIYALPNFFGEAPAVQVSAAKSTVKVDAATQARVDEALKAAGLVPDMQTIDATSLRVRFTTTDDQLKARDVMQRALVPDPADPPYTVALNLVPRSPAWLAALHAYPMYLGLDLRGGVDFMLQVDMKGAIDKKAETFSSDLRSALRDKSIRGSAVNRNGQAIEVSFRDAASLEAARVLVTDQFPDLTPTTAQNGGDFKLTATIKPEAARRLQDAALKQNITTLHNRINELGVAEPVIQQQGLDRIVVQLPGVQDTAKAKDILGRTATLEMRMVDETAEGRAAETGSGPVPFGSEKFLDRTGRAVIVKKQVLVTGENLTDAQPGFDSQSNQPKVDLTMDAKGGRIMRDVSRDNYKKRMAMLIFEKGKGEVLTAPSINGELGNRFQISGSMNVVEANDLALLLRAGSLAAPMEIIQERTIGPSLGADNIKKGFDSVMYGFVAIMVFMCLYYALFGAFSSIALAVNLMLLVAILSMLQATLTLPGIAAMALAIGVAIDSNVLINERVREELRNGASPQAAIHAGYDRAWGTILDANVTTLIAGVALLAFGSGPIRGFAVVHCIGIVTSMFSAVFFSRGLVNLWYGRKKKLKSVSIGTVWRPKTDAAGTALAEAK
- a CDS encoding DUF494 family protein — translated: MFEVLVFVYENYWRGDACPQLEQLGRKLTAHGFEPDEIRDALQWLDGLTLATQGIQLTRSSEDANSFTVAPRGQGEAALPQAADSMRVYSTAEQDHLGAECLGFISFLETANVLSAGLREIVVERAMATPGDPVALDELKIIVLMVHWSTGIEPDALVLDELSDDREGRIAH
- a CDS encoding LysM peptidoglycan-binding domain-containing protein, whose amino-acid sequence is MKKLRIPARSRPTLLATLAAFTVLGIGTTASAQNFPITPQQRAIAQQTAQNGIPLSELVATAPDEYTVKPGDTLWAISRLYLKSPWRWPELWGMNLGEIANPHRIYPGQVLYLDKTGGRARLTTRRGTGMPDGTIKLSPRTRYESLSGMALPTLNPSLIEPFLAEPIVVDEDTLKVAPRIVAGNDDRVLLARGDRAYARGETGSPVVEVPGPIKQFRIFRNATPLKDPATGEILGYEAQYLGRATLQRGESTVTQLTDGKEVTNVVPATIDIVAAREEMRAGDRLLSEPPRPMQSYVPRAPTQQVVDGRIVSVYGNAVQFAAQNQVVAINKGLRDGIESGQVLAILKNGAVIVDKTNDAKETLKLPNERIGLLMVFRPFDKVSYALVLEISDTPKAGDLLVNP